The Rhizoctonia solani chromosome 13, complete sequence nucleotide sequence CGCCATGCCCGTTGGCACCTCTTACTGGCTGGTTACAATTTCCAGATAGTTTATCGCCCAGGGAAGCAGTCAGGAAAACCGGATGCCCTCTCACGCCGCTTGGATCATGCCGATATTCCCCCTGCCAACCAAACAATGCTCCCAGATCCCATATTCGCCAATGTCGCCTTAGTAACGCCCAAGAAAGAACtgcaacgccagattgaggcGTCCCTAGACCAGGACGAATCCTTGGAAGAAATCTTGCAGTTCCTTCAAAATGAATCCAAAGCACCGCCCTCCATtaaacgcgcattcaaggaCTATGAAATGGAGGCAGGACTGTTATTCTACCAGGGACGAATTGTAGTACCCAATGTAGGGACCCTAAGAACGGACTTACTTTGGATCTTCCACAATAGCCCGTTGGCCGGACACCCAGGAAGGCAGCGAACCCTAGAATTGGTATCCAGgaattactattggcctggTATCCGTGCTGACACGTACTGGCACGTCAATTCAtgcaaaacctgccaacGGATCCGAAAACCGAAATACGCGTCCATTCCACCTCAACCCCTAGAACTTCCATCacgaccctggcaacacgtgtcatacaatatgatagtagacctaccCAAGGACGGGAACAACGACTCAATACtagtcattgtggatagcttcACTAAGTATGTCATCTtggtggaatgttccaaaaagctcaaagccccggAACTAGCGGATCTCTTTTTGCgccacgtatggaaacgttacggcatgcctgagaaaaCGGTGTCAGACCGAGGACAAGTATTCAATAACAAGTTCCTGAAGGCCCTGTACCAACGACTagggatagacccccacttctcctcggCCTATCACCCTCAAAGCGACGGACAGACAGAGCGCGTAAACCCCACGGTCGAGCACTTCTTAAGGGCCTACTCAGGGATGAACCAAAGGGattgggtcaaatggttaccaatggcggagtttgcctacaacaacgcggtACACAgttcaacaggcaaatctccATTTAAGGCCctatacggatgggaaccctcATTAACCCCAAGTAACgtcccaacagacgtccctgaggcagacGACTTGGCAATGcaaatggaggcacaatggcgggaaatcaAGGctgcactccggcaatccaagacacgcatggtagccggagaaacaggagaaccacttGAGTTTGAAATCGGAgaagaggcctggctagATGCCAAAAATGTAAAGctgaagaccctgagtcccaagctaaccaAACAATGCCTGggccccttcaaagtaactgagaaaatctccaatcGAGCATACCGCCTAGAGCTCCCGCCCACAATGaggatccacaatgtattctacgtaGGGCTTTTGTCAAAGGTGAAGAGGGATGAAAAGCgcaactttgagaaccggCCCCCACCTGTCACAGTGgatggagaggaggaatacgAGGTCAAAGGCatcacggacatggaagaaaggaacggaaaatggttttttagggttaaatggaaaggctacggatcagaggagaatacctgggaaccaagggaaaacctcaagaacgccgaaaaaatcctgaaaaaattcgaaaaagaaatgaaggaaaaggcccttggcgctgccaaggcccttagagggggggcagtgtcgtagacacactcgataccagggaatttattcccattttctcaaatttaaacgaagactaacggacaacatttttgatcacgtgacttcggcgcttatatcatacgctaagcgccgagccacgtccccatccgcacttacctcagcatacgtagccacctccaccggatgacatcattatgacacgtcagtgacacgtatgcatgagtaaggccaactgcggagcggggttcttatttgatacggtattgcatataaatgtatttgtaattagatagctctgtaatatataaggaggccaatcgaccatggtaacacccaggtcgattacctcttgtcgcatcccactttgtacgagggccttatagcccagtaagCACTTAGtcacacgccttaagcgttgttcttgctgtacatacgtagctcgccgccgccttaaAGCGCGCGGTCATCGTAGATAGTTGGTTCGTCGTTGTAGGGTACCCatcgccgccttaagcggttctctgtagtagttacacggccacaagcgcccgcaccctcgacgtccttacagacgtctaggacaactTGTATCGGCTTTTCTGTTGCCTCCAGGAATATTCTCCATTCCTCCAAagccttgatgattgccagaagttccttgtcgtgggtgtcatagtttgcttctgcccctgagaacgACTTAgacatataggcaatagGGTGTAATCAATTGTCTGGTCCCCTCTGGCTTAGTATGGCGCCCATAGCTACTCccgatgcatctgtttccaagtaATAGGGTAGgtttgggttggaatggatgaggacCGGTGACTGGGTAACAAGGAGTTTTAGTTCCTGGAACGCTGCTTCCTccaggttaccccatgaccagggggtttccttcttggtgaggttgtggagggggcgtgcaaccaagctgaaatTAGGAATGAAACGTCTAAGatagttgacaaatcctaggaaggcctgaacctgtttgaccgttttgggagtgggccaGGAAGTGacggcctcaatcttcttttggtccattgagaaccCAGCTGGGGAGATGACGATACCAAGATAATCTACGgttgtgacatggaagtgacacttagagagtttgcagaataactggttcttcatcagCCGTGATAAgacctccctgacatgggttgggtggtcttCGGGTttctctgagaagatcagtatatcatccaggtatataaccacagtgacatcaatgaggtccctaaataagtcgttcatgaaatgctggaacgctgcgggggcattggtaagaccaaagggcataactAGGTATTCGaacaggccatatttggttctgaaggccgttttccattcgtcaccttccttgatttggacATTATTATACccccagcgtaagtccaatttagtgaagatcttggcatgtctgagtttagccatgagattgtcctgtcttggtaACGGGTATACGTTCTTATGGGTGACGTCATTCAGCTTTCTATAGTCAACAACTAGTCTGAGGGACCCGTCcgccttctttacaaacatgaccggggcaCCTGCCGAGGAAGTACTAGGGcagatcttgcccgttgccagttcctcatcaatgtgttgtttcagtGCCTTTGATTccgcgtcagtcatgccgtAAATGGGCCCAGGtgagagtttggcatccggAATCAGGTCAATGGCTATATCATATTCCCGATGGGGGGGTAggaccttgaactcttcttccccaaagacCTTAGCAAATTTGTGGTATTGCTCAGGTAAGTCGGCTAATGGGTCTGGATCGGCCTCTTCCTTGGAAGCAATTTTGGCTTGGTCTGGGAATGAAATTATGCCAGAGGACCAGTCGATGAGTGGGGATTCTTGGGtaagccatgtcatgccaagtatagCTGGGGTATTGCCAATAGGGCAGACTAGGAAGGGGATGGAATGGGGATGGCCgttggccgagaccgcaagttgtacctggtgccatatgcgaccagtctgggatattgtaccatctaacattctcactactcgtggattttcgagtagggtttttggtattttatatttttcaaCTATGGCGGGTGATATAAAATTGGATGTTGCGCCAGAGTCTatcagggttttgagggTTTCCGTTGGGTGGTTATGCATGACTAGATCAAGATATAACAAAGGTTTTTTATTCGAATCTAGGGCTAGAGAGACAAATTCAAACTCCAAATCTGATACATGCATATCTATTTTtggggccaggggcttgacggtagtccttggccttattcttttcccaactcgaCATCCTCAGCAACCTTAGCCACCTCTTTGACTGTGGCTTTCCACCCGTTGGGGCATTGCTTGATGCCGTGGCCCTTCTGGCCGCATTTCATGCACAGCCCGGATGcacggcggcggtccctttcttccggtgtgACATAATTTGGGTCCTCTgagaggcggacccgttgggtggtagtggtggaagtagtggccacggtggccggggattTGGCAGGTGCCTTTTTGGgacggttctcctcattttcgcgGCAAATGTTGTCAATCTTAATAGATgccgcaaaaattgcctCGAGTTCATCGGGAAtactatccttggttgatagcagttccttgaccttccagtggaggcctcgcgtgaactgcgcaatataggcctccttgttccagtccaattccgccatgagattgcggaactccgtgacgtactcggaggtggtggttgtTTGGGAGAGAGCCGCAATTTTTCTAGCGGCGGCTCGCTTGGCGTCGGGATCGGCAAATGCTTCTTTGAacttggccgttaaggcctggatggtggtggggggatTGCcttcgcccttgatgatggccccaATAATGGGGAGAGCCCAATCGGCAGCTTTATCGGTCATATGGTATAGGATCCATACGAccatttgctcctcctcgtcaaattggtccctatgtagggcaacccagagcatcattcgatcgagccactgagtggccttgcgtcccctgGTATCACCCTTATAGGGgtctgggaggtccatctttggccgctttacgctggaccctgcatcAAAAGGGGTGAGAGATCCCAAGTGCCgtttaggcgttccttgaggctcctttttggggtgCCTTGGCTCCTCCTTGTCTTCTGAATCAAaacctgtgccccttgatggtcggaagggggccttgagtccaggcctaatcgttgctggagtgtgggcttctcctcccgtgtgggtgggaggagtggtaggcccagtcgatgggccaggctttgtttgggctccgccctggtccttgtctccaacgaggtcgttggtctccttgcataagGCGGTGAGCTGAGTGATTTGCTCGCCTTgagacttgacttggtcctggagggacccaacttgtgtggagagggcttggatagcctcgaggagagtgccaatggacggctctggttccattccgggcaagtttcgcggagtgggagatgatttgcgagtgggtggttgggagttggCTGCCACGGAACAACGACTAGAGCGGCtggtaggacgggagtatgggtgggggacgccagagcgtgtggatggaatggtgaaaacggcgtgggggaagtagtgcctatatcaggacttatgagcggtttttctgtagtatactggcgctaaacccttgcgtctagtacctagcgttgaactgTCCCTACGACAAATCAGcagacctggcggtcgtgatatgggcgggttttcagcaagcgggtatttcagcggtctagggtcgctgactactgagttccggcgaaactcggggtatgcgggggattagagcccgtctgccttatagcaatttggtactaccagggaccgacgtctgtttgattattaaagacaaaaggcaagtccaatctggtgttttcccttgtgctagtacagggggtcctctccttgtcaatcaagcctactacaagtcgattttacaatgtcgtacaccactgtaaggtgggtacgcgctggtggaggcgggcgcttgtggccgtactactacactggcttatgtaatctaactgactaaggctaactactaactactaagtcgcttaaggcgacgactaactatctactgtcgaTGCggaggggcctgaggcctggaggtgtggtaggttaggtaaaggggtgagtgctactgatactacttgggggccggctacttagctggctgactaccttctctaatgtgtaagagacgaggtaaaattgacttggtgtctccaagcgatttccctgctgtatatagacaaagcacactatctacatggtctgtgcttgtgagagaaagaagtagctaagacaaatgagaagcgtgctgcgggctgcgcagaagcgtggatttctcctaagcgcccttggcacgg carries:
- a CDS encoding Retrotransposable element Tf2 protein, yielding MHPRTAESLRLPLIDLPTPRTVTMLNGSSPQAGKIWKKANLTFSFDGKKMTETFLICNTGSHAAILGLKWLDAHNPEIDWNQRTLSFPHAPPEHVAIAEEEEANKNPLEGVPPEYHQYAKVFGEEEFNKLPPHRHYDIAIELTEEGPLNSPLYSMTDAESTTLKDWLRDELKAGKIRPSKSSISSPVMFVPKKDGSRRLVVDYRRLNNRTKKNVYPLPRPDDLMAQLRGAKVFTKLDLRWGYNNVRVKEGDEWKTAFRTKYGLYESLVMTFGLTNAPAAFQHFMNELFKDLLDVCVIIYLDDILIYSKDDASHTQHVHEVLRRLLENQLFCKASKCTFHVTSVEYLGIIVSDKGFSLDKLKIQAVQEWPTPTKVKEVQSFLGFANFLRRFVANFSHVARPLHNLVKKDTPWRWEEKEQAAFQGLKDAITNAPVLCHADPTKPYFLETDASGAALGSILSQRQEDGRLHPLGFLSESFKGAEQNYDTHDKELLAIIRSFEYWRIFLEGTLQPITVFTDHRNLEYWKESRTFNRRHARWHLLLAGYNFQIVYRPGKQSGKPDALSRRLDHADIPPANQTMLPDPIFANVALVTPKKELQRQIEASLDQDESLEEILQFLQNESKAPPSIKRAFKDYEMEAGLLFYQGRIVVPNVGTLRTDLLWIFHNSPLAGHPGRQRTLELVSRNYYWPGIRADTYWHVNSCKTCQRIRKPKYASIPPQPLELPSRPWQHVSYNMIVDLPKDGNNDSILVIVDSFTKYVILVECSKKLKAPELADLFLRHVWKRYGMPEKTVSDRGQVFNNKFLKALYQRLGIDPHFSSAYHPQSDGQTERVNPTVEHFLRAYSGMNQRDWVKWLPMAEFAYNNAVHSSTGKSPFKALYGWEPSLTPSNVPTDVPEADDLAMQMEAQWREIKAALRQSKTRMVAGETGEPLEFEIGEEAWLDAKNVKLKTLSPKLTKQCLGPFKVTEKISNRAYRLELPPTMRIHNVFYVGLLSKVKRDEKRNFENRPPPVTVDGEEEYEVKGITDMEERNGKWFFRVKWKGYGSEENTWEPRENLKNAEKILKKFEKEMKEKALGAAKALRGGAVS
- a CDS encoding Retrotransposable element Tf2 protein yields the protein MHNHPTETLKTLIDSGATSNFISPAIVEKYKIPKTLLENPRVVRMLDGTISQTGRIWHQVQLAVSANGHPHSIPFLVCPIGNTPAILGMTWLTQESPLIDWSSGIISFPDQAKIASKEEADPDPLADLPEQYHKFAKVFGEEEFKVLPPHREYDIAIDLIPDAKLSPGPIYGMTDAESKALKQHIDEELATGKICPSTSSAGAPVMFVKKADGSLRLVVDYRKLNDVTHKNVYPLPRQDNLMAKLRHAKIFTKLDLRWGYNNVQIKEGDEWKTAFRTKYGLFEYLVMPFGLTNAPAAFQHFMNDLFRDLIDVTVVIYLDDILIFSEKPEDHPTHVREVLSRLMKNQLFCKLSKCHFHVTTVDYLGIVISPAGFSMDQKKIEAVTSWPTPKTVKQVQAFLGFVNYLRRFIPNFSLVARPLHNLTKKETPWSWGNLEEAAFQELKLLVTQSPVLIHSNPNLPYYLETDASGSFSGAEANYDTHDKELLAIIKALEEWRIFLEATEKPIQVVLDVCKDVEGAGACGRVTTTENRLRRRWVPYNDEPTIYDDRAL